The genomic stretch CGGTTTCGACCTGGAGGCAATCGGTCCCGGGCCCGCGCCCGGCGATCGCGCGCAGGAGGCCCGGTTCAGCCCGCGCATCCGCGTCGAAGATGCCGATGAAGTCGTAGCCGTCACCGATACGCTCCAGCGCGGCCCGGATGGCCAGCGCCTTCCCGGGGACCGCCGAGTGCACGTCAATCACCTCCGCGCCACTGGCCCGCGCGATCTCAGCCGTCCGATCGGTGCAATTGTGCGCCGCAACAAAGACGTCGCGCAGTTCGGAGGGATACTCCTGTCCGAGCAGGTCCCCCACGACGCGTCCTACGACGCGTTCCTCGTCGCGGGCGCACACGACCAGGGCGAAACGCGGACGCCAGCCGGGCGGCGGCTCGGCCGGCGCCGCTGCCGTTTTCCGCTTCAGGTACCCGGCCAGGGTCACAGCCGACTGGTATGCCGATACCGCGAGGGCCAGGGATTCGGCCGTCCTCCACGCGACGGTTGCCAGCGTACGCAGCCTGCCCACCACCCGCCATTATGCGTATTCGTCCAGTCCCGTCGACCGTCAGCACAGTGTGCCGCCCAATGAGCACGGCCCCGGGGAAGCCTTTCCCCGGCGCCGTGGGATGGCTCGAACAGCGCCGAAATTAGCCGCGCGGCAGGCCGAGACCCCGAGTGGCGATGATATTCTTCTGCACCTCCGTGGTGCCGCCGGCAATCGTCGCGGAAACCGCCTGCATGTAGCCCATCGATGCGCGGTTTCGGATGTTGCCGTACATCCCGTAAAGGTGCATGGAGAGGTTCGCGATGCGCTGGCTGAGCTCGCTGGTGAAGAGCTTGCACATGCTCGCCTCGTAGTTCGGGATCTTCCCCGCGGCCTGCATCGAGACAACGCGGTAGCTCAGCATCTTCGCGACCTCAGCCTCAATCCAGCGGTCGGCGAACTCGCGCCGCACGCTGTCGCTGTGGAACTTCGCCTCCTTGCCCTGCTTCGCCTGGCGCATCAGCCCCTCGAGCTGCTTGCGGATACCCACAGCAGACCCGATGGACGAGCGTTCGAAGTCCAGCGTGGTGGTGCCGACGTACCAGCCGCGGTTCTCTTCGCCGACACGGTTCTTGACGGGCACGCGCACGTCTTCGAAGAACACCTCGTTGAACGTCTGGGTGCCGGCAAGGGTCGTCAGGGGCCGCACGGTGATGCCGGGCGACTTCATGTCCACCAGCAGGTAGGTGATGCCGCGGTGCTTGGGCGCGTCCGGGTCGGTGCGCACCAGCATGTACATCCAGTCCGCGAACTGGGCGCCCGTCGTCCAGATTTTCTGGCCATTAATGACATAATCATCGCCATCGCGGACGGCGCGGGTTTGCAGGCTGGCGAGGTCGGAGCCGGCCCCGGGTTCGCTGTAGCCCTGGCACCAGATCACCTCGCCCCGCAGGATTTTGCCGAGGTGCTCTTCCTTCTGCTCCTCGGTGCCATGCTCGATGAGGGTCGGCCCGATCATCATCACGCCGAAGCCGCCGACGTTGGCGGGCAGCCCGGCCTCGGCGAACTCCTCGTTCATGATGAACTGCTCGACGACACTCATGTCAGCACCGCCGTACTTCTTCGGCCAGGCGGGTGCGATCCAGCCCTTGGCTGCCAGCTTGTCGCGCCATTCCTTAATGGCGCCCATCCGCGCGAAGAGGCCGCCTTCTCCGCCACCCTCGCTGCCGGCGCGGAGGGCAGCAGGCGCCTCCTTCTCGATGAACTCGCGGACTTCCTTGCGCCATGCCGCTTCGCGTTCGTTATCGCCGAGATTGATGGCCATACGTCTTCCTTTGCTGCTGTCGTGTCTCCCGGAAGGGGAGTTCCGTTTCCCGATTGTGGATGACAGGTCCCCGGCCCGCAAGCGAACGCCGTTCGAATTCTGTGAGCGCGCTCTCGATAGCTTCCTCGAGAAACTTCAATGGACGCCCGCTTCCCGGCTCGCGACGCTCGTGATAACCTTCACATTGTCCCACCCGGGTGCGGTGGCCGGAATTGGTTCTGTCCCTTCTCCTACTGCTCTGCTTCCATCTGCCCTCCGGCCGGCCACCGCACCGCCCCTCCCTCTGCTATCCTTCCGGCGCATGACCAAACCAGCCCTCAATCGTCGTCCCGCGTGGCAGGAGCTCAGGCCTCTGCCCTTTCGCCCCTGCATAGAGGTCGTTCCCGGGCTTTACCAGGTTCGGACCCGGGCATCCCGCGCGTACCTGGTCGTCGATGCGGGCATCACCGTCATTGATACCGGCGCCCCGGGGTCGGGGGAGCGTATTCTCGAAGCCGTCCGCGACATCGGCCGTTCGCCCGAAGACATCCGCGACATCATCATCACCCACGCGCACATCGACCATGTCGGCGGCCTCCCTGAACTCCAGCGGTGGGTGCCGGCGCGCACCGGGATTCACCTGGCTGAGGCGCGCGACGTCGAAAGCGACGAACCCCTGCCAAATCCGTTCGCGCACGCCCTGCTTGCGCGGATTTGTGAACCGTATCTGTTGCGGGTCGATCCGGGCCCCGCGCGCATCGACGTCTACCTCCGTGATGGCGACGAATTCCCGGCGCTTGGCGGGATGCGCATCATCCACGTCCCCGGTCACACGCCGGGCTCCATCGCCCTTCACTTCCCCGAGCGCGGTGTGCTGATTGTTGGCGATGCTATGCAGTATCGATTCGGCAGGCTCATGCCCCCGCACCGCCTGTTCACCCGTGATATGGCCCAGGCTACCGCCTCCATCCGCAGGCTGGCGGAGCTGGATTTCGACACCCTCTGTTTCAGCCATTTCCGGCCCATCGTCCGTGACGCCGACCTGAAGGTGCGCGAGTTCGCGCGCTCCTTGCCTGCATGAACACGCTCGTCGAGCTGCTCGAAGCTTCGGCAGCGCGCTACCCCGACCGCGTGGCGCTGACGATGCGGGCCGGCGTGCGCGCCACGCGGTACACCTACGCCGAGCTGCTGCGACGCTCGCACGCCTGGGCCCGCCTGCTGGCCAGCCGCGGAGTGAGCAAGGGGGACCGGGTCATCGCCTGGGCCCCGAACCAGCCCGAGTGGGTCGCCGCGATGTTCGGCACGTTCATCGCCGGCGGCGTGCTGGTGCCGCTCGATGTGCGCAGCTCGCCGGAGTTCGTTGCCCGCGTTGTGGCAAGGGTTGAGCCGAAGGCAGCTTTCGCCGGACGAAGCCAGGCCGAGGAACTTGCCCGGCTCGAGGTGCCGGCCCTCGTTCTCGAGGGCGTGCGCCCGCCGCTCGATGGGCCGTTCCTTGGCCCTCCGCTGTCGGGAGCCGACCTGGCAGAAGTCATCTTCACCTCCGGCACCACCGGCGACCCGAAGGGCGTGATGCTGACCCACCGGAACATTGTCGCCAATGTCGAATCCGGCCTGTCGGTCATCGATATCGGCCCGGGGACGCGCATGCTGTCGCTGCTTCCGCTGAGCCATATGTTCGAACAGACTGCCGGCTGCTTCGCGCCCATCGCAGCCGGCGCCGCCGTCTGTTACCCGGCGAGCCGGCAGCCCGCATCCCTGAGCCGCGTCATGCAGGAAGGGAAGCCGACCGTGATTATCGGCGTGCCGCAGGTGCTCAGCCTGCTGATGGCCGGCATCGAGCGGGAGGCGGCGGCCCACGGCCGCCTGGGCCTCCTCCGGATGATGCGCCGCATTTCCCAGCCGCTCCCTGCGCGCGGGCGGAGGCTCGTCTTCCACCCTGTTCTTTCGCGGTTCGGTGGTGCGCTGGACTTCGTCGCCAGCGGGGGCGCCCCCCTCGACCCCGAGGTCCAGCTCAAGTGGGAAGCGATGGGCATCGCCGTCGTGGAGGGGTACGGAACGACCGAGTGCGCACCCATCGTCACCATCAACCCGCGCGAAGACCGGCGCGTGGGGAGCGTCGGGCGACCGCTGCCGGGCCAGCAGGTGCGTATCGCCGATGACGGCGAGGTCCTGACGCGCGGGGAGAATGTCTTCATCGGCTACTGGCAGGCGCCCGAGGCGACCGCAGCGGCGTTCGATGGCGACTGGTACCGCACCGGTGACCTTGGCTACCTGCAGGATGGCTACCTCTACCTCAAGGGCCGGAAGAAGGACCTCATCGTCCTCGCCGACGGACAAAATGTGTACCCGGAGGATATCGAAGCGGTCCTCCGGCGGCAGCCAGGCGTAACCGACGCAGTCGTCCTCGGGCTCGCCGTCGATGGGCAGGTTCGTCTTCACGCCGTCATTGCGGAGGCCGCGCCAGGGTCAGCTGCGGAAGCAGTCCGGCGCGCGAACCAGCAGCTCGATGCGCGCCAGCAGATCCTCGGCTGGAGCACCTGGCCGGAGCCGGATTTCCCGCGGACACACACGCTGAAGGTGCGCCGGCCGCTGGTCGAGGCGTACCTCCGCGAACACCAGCCGCCGCCGGCACCCCCGCAGCAGGAGGTTGCCGACCCGCTTCTCCGCATCATCGCGGCGCTCCGCCGCACCGACGCACCGCTCGACGATGCGACGAACCTTGGGGCAGACCTCGGGCTCGATTCACTGGCCCGGGTCGAGCTGCTCTCTGCTGTTGAAGACGAGCTGGGCGTCTACGTGGACGATGCCGACGTCGGCCCGCAGACTACCATCGGTGAGCTTCGGCGCATGGTAGCCAAAGGCGAACGGAAGGTGCGCATCCGAAAGTTCCCCACCTGGCCGCGCTGGCGCACGGTCCAGTGGCTTCGGCACGCCCTCCTCTCCTTTTTTGTGTTCCCGCTCCTCCGTATTGGCTACAGCGTGGAGGTGCGCGGCCGGGAGCGGTTCGCGACCGTTCAGCAGCCCTGTCTCATCATCGCCAACCACAACATGCACCTCGACCAGGCGATGCTCCTGCGGAGCATGCCCCCCGGCTTCCGGCGCCGGGTGGCGATCGCAGCCGCGGCCAGCGACATCTTCGGAAACCGGTTGCGCGGCTTTTTCGCCAGTCTGCTGGGGAACGCCTTCCCGTTCGCCAAAGAGGGGTCCGGCGTCCGCGAGAGCCTGGAATACGTCGCGAAGATGCTTGGCGAGGGGTGGAACGTGCTGATCTTCCCCGAGGGGAAGCTGACCGTCATCGGTCCAATGCAGCCCTTCAAGTCGGGCACGGGCTTGCTCGCGGTCGAGACCGGCGTCCCGGTTTTGCCGATGCGGATCGATGTGCTCCGGCCGGGCTTCTACGAAGGGAAGTGGCTGCCCCACCCGCGGGCGCGGGTGCGCGTCAGCATCGGCGAGCCGATCCGGTTCGAACCCGGGACCTCGTACCAGGAGGCAACGCGGCGGCTGGAAGAAGCGGTCCGGAACGCCTGAGGCGCTGGCCTCAGGACGCGCCGCCGGCGACCGCGGGCACGATGCTCACCTCGTCCCCGTCCTTGAGGGCCGTCTGGAGCCCGTCCAGGAACCGGACGTCGTCGCCGTTAACATAAATGTTGACGAACCGCCGAATCTGCCCGGCTTCGTCGACCATCCGCTCCTTGATGCCCGGGTAGGCACTCTCGAGGTTGTCGACGAGCAGCGCGAGGGTCGCTCCTTCCGCCGTCACCGTCGGCTGATTCCCGGTGAGCGGTCGGAGCGGCTGGGGAATGCGGACATGAATCGGCACGGTCTGTTCCTTCCTTGCGTCTTCGGAAATTGATCACATGCGGCATAGTGATTGCAACGCGGAGGGGCCTGCTTAACCCTCGACCACATCGCCCGTCACCGGGTCGACCCGGACCCCGCGCTCCTGGGCCCAGGCGATGCTGCGTTCGATCTCATCCGGTTCACCCTCGAGCTCGAGCACAACCCACCCCGTTTTCTCGTCAACGTCGGCCATCCGGACGTTGGTGATGACCTGGAACTCGTGGCCGAGGCGGTAGATGATCGGCTCCCGGATGAGGTTTTCGGGAAAGGTAAACCGGACACGTTTGACGGCCATCAGGCGACTCCCTGTGCCAAACGGGCACCGTAGGCAGCTTCGAAGCTCTCAATCGTGGCGTCAATCTCGAGCGGCGGGTTGAGCGCCTCGGCCACTGCTTCGACCGTCTTGAACCCGGCGCCCGTGATGAACGCCACGGTGAGCTCGTCAGGGTGAATTCTGCCCTGTTCGGCCAGCTGCTTCAGCGAGGCGATGGTGACGCCGCCTGCCGTCTCGGCGAAGATCCCTTCCGTTTCGGCCAGCAGCTTCATCCCGGCAACGATCTCGTCGTCGGTCACGCTCCCGCAGGCGCCGCCCGTCTCCTTGAGCTGCACGAGGCTGTAATAGCCGTCGGCCGGGTTGCCGATTGCGAGCGATTTGGCGATCGTGTTCGGCCGCTGCGGACGGAAGTTCATCGAACCTTCCTGCCACGCGGTCGCGACCGGCGAGCAGCCGGCAGCCTGTGCCCCGCTCATCCGCGTCTTCGGCTCATCGATGAGTCCGGTCTTCCAGAGCTCCTGGAGCCCCTTACGAATCTTCACGAAGAGCGAACCGCTCGCAATCGGTACGACGCAATGGTCGGGGGCCCGCCAGCCGAGCTGTTCGGCAACCTCGAAGCCGAGCGTCTTCGAGCCTTCCGAGTAGTACGGGCGGACATTCACATTGACGAACGCCCAGTTGTACGAGCCGGCCAGCTCGGCGCAGAGGCGGTTCACCGCATCGTAGTTGCCGCGCACCTTCACCAGCGTCGGCCCGTAGATGCTCGAACCGAGCACCTTCCCCAGTTCGAGGTCGTGCGGAATGAACACGACAGCCTCCATCCCGGCTGCAGCGGCGTGCGCGCTCACGCTGTTCGCAAGGTTGCCCGTGCTGGCGCAGGCCAGCTTGTCGTACCCCAGCTCCCTGGCGCGGCTGGCTGCGACCGCCACCACGCGGTCCTTGAACGACCAGGTCGGGTTGACCGTGTCGTTCTTGATGTACAGGTGGTTCAATCCCAGCGCCTTGCCCAGGTTCTTCGCCCGAATGAGCGGAGTAAATCCGGCCCCGATATCGATGGCAGCATCCGGGTCGCACGGCAGGTAGTCCCGGTAGCGCCACAGTGAGGCCGGCCCGCGCTCGATCCGGTCCCGGGAAACCGACTTCCGAATGGCGTCGTAGTCGTACGTAACCTCAACCGGCCCGAAGCAGAAGTCGCACACGTGTCGCGCTTCGAGCGCGTACTCACGGTGACACTCGCGACAACGGAGATTTTTGGCAAAGCTCATGCTCTTCCTCCCTGAGCGGTGGGCCCGCAGCAGCCCCGGCGCGGCTGCGCAGTGCTCGGCGGGCAACGGCGTCGACGGTACGGGAGGCCCCTCCTCGTGAGGGGCTAGAGCATGACCATTCGGCCCAGGAACTCAACCATCTCGGCATCTCCTCGTTCCGCGTGGGCCGTGTTTCGGAGCGAAGTCGCTCTCATCTTTCCCCCAGGGAGAACCCGGGAGGCCGGACTTGGCACCTTACCCATCCGGGCAGGTTGCCGGGGTTTCATCGGGCCGGTCCCTCAACCCCATCTCGATACGAGCGGCCACGTTCGCGGGATTTCTACCAATGCTAGCACGACGGCGTGCTAACGCGACAACCAGTTATGCCTCAGGTTACCGGCTCCAGGCCCAAAGCGCGGATGACCTCGACCAGGTCAGCGATGTCAAACACCCGGCCGAGCAGGTCATCGAGCTGGCGCAGGTCGAATGGGTCTCCCGCGCCAATCCCCGCTGCGGTTGCGAGCACGGTCATGTATGCAGCCGCCAGCGGTTCCGTCGGCGACTCGAGGGTCGTGACCGTCGGGTACGCCTGCGCGACAAATTCCGCGAATGAGCGCTGCGGGGCGTTCGTGTCGGGGAGAACTTTCATGACTCCCGGAGAGCGGAGCACGCCGATCGACTCGGGCCACACACCTCCACTGTTGATGAAGGCGAGAGCATCAATCCGCAGCTCTCTGGCGAGCCGGGTACGCTCCCTGACCAGTGATGGGTCGGCCGCGAGGAGCTGTAGATACAGGAGGGTGTCGAAGGCCGTCGCAGCCACTTCTTCGACTTTGCTGTCGAAACGGTCGCAGTGCACGGCCTCATGCGCGAGGAGCGGCATGAGGAGCTCGATCCGCTCGTCACGCAGGCCCGGGTCGACCGATAGAACCCGGGCGCCGTTGCCCGCGTAGGTCACCCGGGCGAGCAGCCGCTCGCTCCCCGGCGGAGGGCGAAAGTCGATCGACGCTGCCGGGAGCCCGGTACAGTTCTGTGCTGTCAGGAGATCGGCGAGGGCAGGTTCGGCGAATGTGCCGACAAGCCCGGCGAGCGCAGCCCGGAGTTTCGGGGACGGCACGACCGCAGCCGGGATTGCGTCATAGATCGCGAGGGCTTCGACGATACTCGCCGCAGCCATCCCCCGCTGCCGGAGGTGGCGCTCGAGCTCGAGCCGCATCATGGCGGGGTCATCGGCGGCCGGGTCCGGCGGGCGCGGTGATGGCGGGTCGAAGAACGCTGGGTCCGCCGGCGTGAGCGCGGCGGATGCCAGCAGCGCGATGACTGGCTCGAGTCCACCGGTCACCTCAGCATCAATGGTCCCGGCGGCGCCCGGAGCGAACGCCCGCCGCGAAATCCGCAGCGTGCTCCCCCTCGTCACAAGTGCGTCGACCTCGAGCACTACCTGTCGCCGGTCGGCCGGGCTCCGTTCGGCATGCCTGACCAGCACACGCTTCGTGCTGCCGTCGGCCTGCAGCACATCAACCTCGAAATGGGATGCGAGCGGGATCCGGGACTCGGCGGGGACCGCCGGGCCATCGAATGTGACGGTCACGGCGGTTCGTGTGGTTGCCAGGCCATCCTCTCGCACGCGCTCAGCGGTTACGGAGACAACCCCGGGGATGGTAGGCGCCGCACGTTCCTCCCTGCACCCCGACAACAGGACAAGCAGGACCCATCCGCTCAACCCGAGAAGCAGGCGAGCGCGAGTCCCGCCCATATCAGCGGCCCCGGTAGTTCGGTTTTCGCTTCTCGGCGAAGGCGCGCGGCCCTTCCTTTGCATCCTCGGTGGCCATGAGGCGTGTCAACAGCAGCTCTTCGAACGCGAGACCGTGGTCGAGCGGCATATCGAGCCCCCGCCGGATTGCCTCCTTCGCCGCCCGGACGGCGAGCGGGCCGCGCTCGCAGATGACGCCCGCGATCTGAAGGGCGCGGTCCATCAGCTCGTCCTTCGGCACGATGTGGGAAACGAGACCGATGCGGAGCGCGGTTTCGGCGTCGATCTGTTCTCCCGTCAGGATCATGTAGTTTGCCCACGCCGCCGGGATCGCCCGCGGCAGTCGCTGTGTGCCTCCAGCGCCCGGCATAATCGCCCACCGCACTTCCGGGAGGCCGAACCGGGCATCCGGTGTGCAGATGCGGATATCGCAGGCGAGGGCGAGTTCGAGGCCGCCCGCAAGGCAGTAGCCGTGAATGGCGGCGATGATCGGCTTGTCAATCGTCATCCGCCGGGTGAAGCCCCCGAAGGGCACCGGTTTCCCGCCCTCAAACTGGTTCTCTCCGCGTGCAGTCGCGACGAGGTCCATCCCCGTGGAAAACGCCTTCTCCCCGGCACCGGTCAGGATTGCTACCCGGAGCGCATCGTCATCCCGGAAGTCGCACCAGGCGCGGTACATCTCGCTCGAGGTCTGCGCATCGATGGCGTTCAGGGCCTGCTCGCGATTGATGGTGATGAGCGCAATCGCATCACGTTTTTCATAACGGATGTTCGAGAAGCCGGGCTCAGACATCATCGGGCTCCTGCAGGTCTTCGGCGGCAGAATACTCCGCGGGAGTCGCCCTTGCGATGGATGTCTACCTCGAAGTAAAGCTGAAGCCCGGCGGTGAGCGCCGCGAATACCCGACCCGGCTCGTGCACCTCGGCCGCGGCTTCGTCATCGTGCGATTCGAGATGCAACGCGGAGGCGGTCCGCCCGATATCCCGGTTTCCGTGCCGCCCGGCTCCGTCTCTCTCGGCTATTTCTGGGCGCGCCGGCCCTACAACCTCTACCGCTGGCGCGACCCGAGCGGCCGGCTGATCGCGCACCGCTTCGACGCTGTGGCCGACGTCGCCATCGCACCGGAAAGCGTCACCTACCGCGACCTCGTGCTCGACTGGTGGGTGCTCCCCGGAGACGTGCTCCTGGAGGAGGACCGGGAGGAGTTCGAAGCGCTCGCCGGTGCCGGCCTGCTTTCGGCGAAGGACCTGGCTGCCGCGCGCGCCGCCGACCGCGAGGTCCACGCCCGCTATCGCCACATCATCGACGAGGCTGCCCGGCTCGAGGCCCGCTACGCCCGCGCCCGCAAGGCGTAGAATGCACCCATGCCCCGCCTGCTCCGGCCCTACGTCAACGCCTTCCTCCTTGGCTTCATCGCGACCTTCATCGCCTTCCTCTTTGTGCGATTCAACGCGTCCGATGTGATGCTCGGCGTGGTCATCGGGGCCGTGGGCGGCGCCCTGGCGCTTGTGGGGTACGGGTACCTGAACCGGAAGTTCGGGACCCCTGAGGTGCTATACGACAAAGACGGGAACCCGGTCCGCCGATAACGTTTCGTTTGTGAGCCCCTTACCGTCGCGGTAGACTGGTAGTTCAGACATCGCAGCCGGAGTCCCTCGTGCACGTAATCGGGCTGACGGGCGGCATCGCCAGCGGCAAGTCAACCGTGACCAGTTTCTTCCGTGAACGCGGCATCCCTGTCATCGATGCCGACATCCTCGGTCACCGCACCTATGACCCGGGCACCGAAACCTACCAGAAGGTTGTCGAAACGTTCGGCCAGGACGTGGTTGCCGCCGACGGGACGATCGACCGGAAGGTGCTGGGGAGCAAGGTATTCGGCCGGCCCGAGGAGCTGAAAAAGCTCACCGATATCGTCTGGCCCGGCATCCGACGGCTTGCCAGCGAGCAGCTCGCCGAGTTCGAGGCCGCGGGAAACGAACTTGTTGTCCTCGAGGCGGCGGTGCTCCTGGAGGCGGGCTGGGAAGACCTGGTCGACGAGATTTGGGTCGTCGTGGTCGACCCGGAAATCGCGGTCCAGCGCTTGGCCGCCCGCAACGGACTTGACCCTGATGCCGCGCGCGCCCGCATCGCCTCGCAGCTTACGAACGAAGAGCGCATTGCCCGGGGTGACGTCATCATCGAAAACAACGGCACGCTGGACGAGCTGAACGCGCGCATCCAGCAGGCTTGGGATTCACTTCAGGAACGGCTGCGGGCAGCAGCCGGGAGGAATTAGCCAGTGGCTGACAACGGGTCTGTCCAGGGAGCAACCATCTACGCCGTCGAGGAGTACACCGTACAGGAGGAACCCTACTACCTCCCGATCGGCGACGAAGTCCAGCTGTTCGAAACCGCCTACCGGCAGCGCATCCCGGTACTGTTGAAGGGCCCGACCGGTGCCGGCAAGACCC from Tepidiforma thermophila encodes the following:
- a CDS encoding NIL domain-containing protein, whose translation is MAVKRVRFTFPENLIREPIIYRLGHEFQVITNVRMADVDEKTGWVVLELEGEPDEIERSIAWAQERGVRVDPVTGDVVEG
- the thrC gene encoding threonine synthase, producing MSFAKNLRCRECHREYALEARHVCDFCFGPVEVTYDYDAIRKSVSRDRIERGPASLWRYRDYLPCDPDAAIDIGAGFTPLIRAKNLGKALGLNHLYIKNDTVNPTWSFKDRVVAVAASRARELGYDKLACASTGNLANSVSAHAAAAGMEAVVFIPHDLELGKVLGSSIYGPTLVKVRGNYDAVNRLCAELAGSYNWAFVNVNVRPYYSEGSKTLGFEVAEQLGWRAPDHCVVPIASGSLFVKIRKGLQELWKTGLIDEPKTRMSGAQAAGCSPVATAWQEGSMNFRPQRPNTIAKSLAIGNPADGYYSLVQLKETGGACGSVTDDEIVAGMKLLAETEGIFAETAGGVTIASLKQLAEQGRIHPDELTVAFITGAGFKTVEAVAEALNPPLEIDATIESFEAAYGARLAQGVA
- a CDS encoding enoyl-CoA hydratase/isomerase family protein, with product MSEPGFSNIRYEKRDAIALITINREQALNAIDAQTSSEMYRAWCDFRDDDALRVAILTGAGEKAFSTGMDLVATARGENQFEGGKPVPFGGFTRRMTIDKPIIAAIHGYCLAGGLELALACDIRICTPDARFGLPEVRWAIMPGAGGTQRLPRAIPAAWANYMILTGEQIDAETALRIGLVSHIVPKDELMDRALQIAGVICERGPLAVRAAKEAIRRGLDMPLDHGLAFEELLLTRLMATEDAKEGPRAFAEKRKPNYRGR
- a CDS encoding acyl-CoA dehydrogenase family protein, giving the protein MAINLGDNEREAAWRKEVREFIEKEAPAALRAGSEGGGEGGLFARMGAIKEWRDKLAAKGWIAPAWPKKYGGADMSVVEQFIMNEEFAEAGLPANVGGFGVMMIGPTLIEHGTEEQKEEHLGKILRGEVIWCQGYSEPGAGSDLASLQTRAVRDGDDYVINGQKIWTTGAQFADWMYMLVRTDPDAPKHRGITYLLVDMKSPGITVRPLTTLAGTQTFNEVFFEDVRVPVKNRVGEENRGWYVGTTTLDFERSSIGSAVGIRKQLEGLMRQAKQGKEAKFHSDSVRREFADRWIEAEVAKMLSYRVVSMQAAGKIPNYEASMCKLFTSELSQRIANLSMHLYGMYGNIRNRASMGYMQAVSATIAGGTTEVQKNIIATRGLGLPRG
- a CDS encoding MBL fold metallo-hydrolase; the protein is MTKPALNRRPAWQELRPLPFRPCIEVVPGLYQVRTRASRAYLVVDAGITVIDTGAPGSGERILEAVRDIGRSPEDIRDIIITHAHIDHVGGLPELQRWVPARTGIHLAEARDVESDEPLPNPFAHALLARICEPYLLRVDPGPARIDVYLRDGDEFPALGGMRIIHVPGHTPGSIALHFPERGVLIVGDAMQYRFGRLMPPHRLFTRDMAQATASIRRLAELDFDTLCFSHFRPIVRDADLKVREFARSLPA
- a CDS encoding DUF402 domain-containing protein — translated: MDVYLEVKLKPGGERREYPTRLVHLGRGFVIVRFEMQRGGGPPDIPVSVPPGSVSLGYFWARRPYNLYRWRDPSGRLIAHRFDAVADVAIAPESVTYRDLVLDWWVLPGDVLLEEDREEFEALAGAGLLSAKDLAAARAADREVHARYRHIIDEAARLEARYARARKA
- a CDS encoding ubiquitin-like small modifier protein 1, whose protein sequence is MPIHVRIPQPLRPLTGNQPTVTAEGATLALLVDNLESAYPGIKERMVDEAGQIRRFVNIYVNGDDVRFLDGLQTALKDGDEVSIVPAVAGGAS
- the coaE gene encoding dephospho-CoA kinase (Dephospho-CoA kinase (CoaE) performs the final step in coenzyme A biosynthesis.): MHVIGLTGGIASGKSTVTSFFRERGIPVIDADILGHRTYDPGTETYQKVVETFGQDVVAADGTIDRKVLGSKVFGRPEELKKLTDIVWPGIRRLASEQLAEFEAAGNELVVLEAAVLLEAGWEDLVDEIWVVVVDPEIAVQRLAARNGLDPDAARARIASQLTNEERIARGDVIIENNGTLDELNARIQQAWDSLQERLRAAAGRN
- a CDS encoding AMP-binding protein; this encodes MNTLVELLEASAARYPDRVALTMRAGVRATRYTYAELLRRSHAWARLLASRGVSKGDRVIAWAPNQPEWVAAMFGTFIAGGVLVPLDVRSSPEFVARVVARVEPKAAFAGRSQAEELARLEVPALVLEGVRPPLDGPFLGPPLSGADLAEVIFTSGTTGDPKGVMLTHRNIVANVESGLSVIDIGPGTRMLSLLPLSHMFEQTAGCFAPIAAGAAVCYPASRQPASLSRVMQEGKPTVIIGVPQVLSLLMAGIEREAAAHGRLGLLRMMRRISQPLPARGRRLVFHPVLSRFGGALDFVASGGAPLDPEVQLKWEAMGIAVVEGYGTTECAPIVTINPREDRRVGSVGRPLPGQQVRIADDGEVLTRGENVFIGYWQAPEATAAAFDGDWYRTGDLGYLQDGYLYLKGRKKDLIVLADGQNVYPEDIEAVLRRQPGVTDAVVLGLAVDGQVRLHAVIAEAAPGSAAEAVRRANQQLDARQQILGWSTWPEPDFPRTHTLKVRRPLVEAYLREHQPPPAPPQQEVADPLLRIIAALRRTDAPLDDATNLGADLGLDSLARVELLSAVEDELGVYVDDADVGPQTTIGELRRMVAKGERKVRIRKFPTWPRWRTVQWLRHALLSFFVFPLLRIGYSVEVRGRERFATVQQPCLIIANHNMHLDQAMLLRSMPPGFRRRVAIAAAASDIFGNRLRGFFASLLGNAFPFAKEGSGVRESLEYVAKMLGEGWNVLIFPEGKLTVIGPMQPFKSGTGLLAVETGVPVLPMRIDVLRPGFYEGKWLPHPRARVRVSIGEPIRFEPGTSYQEATRRLEEAVRNA